A section of the bacterium genome encodes:
- a CDS encoding M15 family metallopeptidase, which yields MESSKKRYFNLIKCKRTLFALLFTTIFFVSFARSSNIFANEQISAKEKKVQKYKFGLVDVKEIIPNIILDIRYATTNNFTKQVLYPSAECYLLEEVAIKLNNVQQDLKKHGYRLKIFDGYRPLSVQWKMWKIVPNPRFVADPRKGSHHNRGSAVDVGLVDMTGKEVEMPTEFDNFTQRASPKYMKLKPEVIKRRRILTDTMKKHGFSQSTTEWWHFNYIPLLRKPLLDVSFEELLD from the coding sequence ATGGAATCCTCTAAAAAAAGATATTTTAATTTAATCAAATGTAAAAGAACGTTGTTTGCGTTGCTGTTTACCACAATATTTTTTGTATCTTTTGCCAGGTCTTCAAATATTTTTGCCAATGAGCAAATCAGTGCAAAAGAAAAGAAGGTACAAAAATATAAGTTTGGATTGGTTGATGTAAAGGAAATTATACCAAATATTATTCTTGATATAAGATATGCAACTACCAACAACTTTACAAAGCAGGTGCTGTATCCTTCAGCAGAATGTTATCTACTGGAAGAGGTTGCTATTAAATTAAACAATGTGCAACAAGACTTAAAAAAACATGGATATCGCCTAAAAATATTTGATGGTTATCGCCCGCTTTCAGTTCAATGGAAGATGTGGAAAATTGTGCCTAACCCACGCTTTGTTGCGGACCCAAGAAAAGGGTCACATCATAATAGAGGGAGTGCTGTTGATGTGGGTTTGGTAGATATGACTGGAAAAGAAGTGGAGATGCCTACAGAATTTGATAACTTTACTCAACGAGCAAGCCCAAAATATATGAAATTAAAACCCGAAGTAATAAAACGTAGACGCATCTTAACAGATACAATGAAAAAACACGGATTTAGCCAAAGTACAACAGAATGGTGGCATTTTAACTACATACCATTGCTTAGAAAACCTCTGCTGGATGTATCGTTTGAAGAATTGTTAGATTAA
- a CDS encoding sugar phosphate isomerase/epimerase yields MKIGVIPDCFRLPIKSGIKKAAELKIEGIQPYAVQGELDPKNLSQTGRDDLKNLVASLGLTISALVGDFGSPGFTDPKTIDWRVSRTKEVVDLAVDLGVNIVTTHIGTVPEDTSAPAWQIMSDSLPEVGTYAYNKGVVLATETGPETAILLKKLLDSIGNPGLKANYDPANLVMVVGDDPVKGVFTLADYIVHTHAKDGIKLPDENGKRKYKEVPLGQGDVDFPAYLNALKEVGYTGFYTIEREVGEDPVADIILARDFLRKLEKDLSIE; encoded by the coding sequence ATGAAGATAGGAGTAATTCCAGATTGTTTTAGGTTACCAATAAAAAGTGGAATAAAAAAGGCAGCAGAACTAAAAATAGAAGGTATACAACCTTATGCGGTACAAGGAGAACTTGACCCAAAAAATTTGTCTCAAACAGGTAGAGATGACCTTAAAAATTTAGTGGCAAGCCTTGGCTTAACAATATCAGCGCTTGTAGGGGATTTTGGTAGCCCTGGTTTTACTGACCCTAAAACGATAGATTGGAGAGTTTCAAGAACAAAAGAGGTGGTAGACCTTGCTGTTGATTTAGGAGTCAACATAGTTACTACCCATATAGGCACAGTTCCCGAAGATACAAGTGCTCCTGCATGGCAAATAATGTCTGACTCGTTACCTGAAGTTGGTACGTATGCCTACAACAAAGGGGTTGTTCTTGCAACTGAAACGGGTCCTGAAACAGCTATTCTACTTAAAAAACTTCTTGATTCAATTGGGAATCCTGGATTAAAAGCCAATTATGACCCTGCCAATCTTGTTATGGTTGTTGGTGATGACCCTGTAAAGGGAGTTTTTACACTTGCAGACTATATTGTTCATACTCACGCAAAAGATGGAATAAAACTGCCAGATGAAAACGGAAAAAGAAAGTATAAAGAGGTGCCTCTTGGGCAGGGAGACGTGGATTTTCCTGCATATCTTAACGCCCTTAAAGAGGTTGGGTATACAGGTTTTTATACCATAGAGAGAGAGGTCGGGGAAGACCCTGTGGCAGATATTATTCTTGCAAGAGATTTTTTGCGTAAACTTGAAAAAGATTTGTCTATAGAGTAA
- a CDS encoding 4Fe-4S dicluster domain-containing protein translates to MFVIKVDKEKCKACGLCINVCPKNIFLPSTEFNKMGYHYIQIDKKNICNGCKRCVLICPDVAIEIYKDKEDKL, encoded by the coding sequence ATGTTTGTAATAAAAGTTGATAAAGAAAAATGTAAAGCTTGTGGTTTATGTATAAATGTTTGCCCTAAAAATATATTTTTACCATCAACAGAATTTAATAAGATGGGGTACCATTATATTCAGATAGATAAGAAAAACATCTGCAATGGTTGTAAAAGATGTGTTCTGATATGTCCAGATGTTGCAATTGAAATATATAAAGATAAAGAAGACAAACTTTGA
- a CDS encoding NAD(+)/NADH kinase — MIKSVFILANNKIPDIEKKKAPIEKVLKSCGKVVQTSAKGVDLIISMGGDGTFLKGVKLLQNKTFIYGVKYGNVGFLTNSPSDIENKLRKILSGDYIITKRMLLDVSVVRNNQVVLKDLCLNEAVISKTGIRIIDINVEGKREHIFKTRGDGILVSTPTGSTAHALSAMGPIVDPEVKCFIIIPLCPHTLSWRPVILNEKEVLSISIAQNSLLAIDGQKEFALQDKDTVILKKSSKVANTIMDEQLLFSNLKSKFNWNI; from the coding sequence ATGATTAAAAGTGTTTTTATTTTAGCTAACAATAAAATACCTGACATTGAAAAGAAGAAAGCCCCTATTGAAAAGGTGTTGAAAAGTTGTGGAAAAGTTGTGCAAACATCTGCAAAAGGTGTGGATTTAATTATTTCTATGGGGGGAGATGGCACCTTTTTGAAAGGTGTAAAACTTTTACAGAATAAAACGTTCATTTATGGTGTAAAGTACGGTAATGTTGGGTTCTTGACCAACAGCCCTTCTGATATAGAGAATAAACTCAGAAAGATTTTGAGTGGAGATTATATAATAACTAAACGAATGTTGCTTGATGTATCTGTTGTAAGGAATAATCAAGTGGTACTAAAAGATTTGTGTTTAAATGAGGCAGTTATATCCAAAACTGGTATAAGAATTATTGATATTAACGTAGAAGGAAAAAGAGAACATATTTTTAAAACAAGGGGAGATGGAATACTTGTTTCTACTCCTACCGGTTCAACCGCTCATGCTCTTTCTGCAATGGGACCGATTGTGGACCCTGAAGTAAAATGTTTTATCATAATCCCTTTGTGTCCGCACACCTTATCGTGGCGTCCAGTTATACTCAATGAAAAAGAAGTGTTATCAATATCTATTGCACAGAACTCTCTTCTTGCTATAGATGGTCAAAAAGAGTTTGCTTTACAAGATAAGGATACTGTAATATTAAAAAAATCTTCCAAAGTTGCAAACACAATTATGGATGAACAGCTTCTTTTTAGTAATCTTAAATCAAAATTCAACTGGAACATTTAA
- the dxs gene encoding 1-deoxy-D-xylulose-5-phosphate synthase gives MELIKQVSKNPSLIKNLSIESLNILADEIRREIIHTVSLNGGHLSSNLGVVELTLSLHNLFDIPPDKIIWDVGHQCYTHKMLTGRYESFSSLRKEGGLSGFPAPEEHLTDIFKTGHAGTAVSSAAGLKAGQSLQGDNGKVIAVVGDGSLTNGVTFEGLNFLGTLSKNILVILNDNNMSISSTKGALSYYLAKLITSPIVNKPKEEIAEVLKAIPSVGEDIVKLVNRIEKKTKSLLVPGVFFEKLGLKYFGPIDGHDLRQLIDILANIKGIKEPVLLHVVTKKGKGYLPAEENPTDFHSARPFNKTTGQFIKEETLTPSPGITAGKTLEEIAVNNKKLVVLTAAMEKGLGLEDFATSFPDRFYDVGIAESHCIVFAAGLAKAGMKVVVAIYSTFLQRGYDQLVHDISLQNLPVTFLIDRAGLVGEDGPTHHGVFDIAFLRTIPNIKIYAPTSISHLKNIILKSCEENGPVFIRFPKGFLPETISPLDNDGNTLILGCGSMANNALLACHILEKKGINLSFYPVNSIKPLEKSVTEKLEKFNNIVTIEENSISGGFGTAVCEYINNKNLKNRLLRIGLPDTFIEHAKRDALIDKYGLSPEKLAKKIEEYIND, from the coding sequence ATGGAATTAATTAAACAAGTTTCTAAAAACCCTTCTTTAATTAAAAATTTATCTATTGAGAGTCTCAATATTCTTGCTGATGAAATAAGAAGAGAAATTATTCATACTGTCTCTTTAAATGGTGGACATCTTTCTTCTAACCTTGGGGTAGTGGAGTTGACTTTAAGTCTTCATAACCTTTTTGATATACCGCCAGACAAGATTATATGGGATGTTGGGCATCAATGCTATACACATAAAATGCTAACTGGAAGATATGAATCGTTCAGTTCTTTAAGGAAAGAAGGTGGTCTAAGCGGGTTTCCTGCCCCAGAGGAACATCTAACAGATATCTTCAAAACAGGGCACGCTGGAACAGCCGTGTCTTCTGCTGCTGGATTGAAAGCAGGGCAATCGTTACAAGGCGATAATGGTAAAGTGATTGCTGTAGTAGGTGATGGTTCTTTAACAAATGGTGTAACCTTTGAAGGTTTGAATTTTTTAGGTACTCTATCTAAAAATATTCTGGTTATACTTAATGATAACAATATGTCTATCTCCTCTACAAAAGGTGCTTTATCTTATTATCTTGCAAAATTAATAACCTCTCCAATAGTTAATAAACCTAAAGAAGAGATTGCAGAAGTGTTGAAAGCGATACCTTCGGTTGGTGAGGATATTGTAAAACTTGTAAATAGAATAGAAAAAAAGACAAAATCTCTTCTTGTTCCTGGAGTGTTTTTCGAAAAACTTGGGTTAAAATATTTTGGACCTATTGATGGACACGATTTGAGACAACTTATTGATATTTTAGCTAACATAAAAGGCATCAAAGAACCTGTGTTGTTGCATGTTGTTACAAAAAAAGGTAAAGGATATCTACCCGCTGAAGAAAATCCAACAGATTTTCATAGTGCAAGACCTTTTAATAAAACAACTGGACAGTTTATAAAAGAAGAGACTCTTACTCCCTCACCTGGAATAACTGCTGGTAAAACTCTTGAAGAAATTGCTGTTAACAACAAAAAACTTGTTGTCTTAACAGCCGCAATGGAGAAGGGGCTCGGGTTAGAAGATTTTGCTACTTCTTTTCCAGATAGATTTTATGATGTAGGAATTGCTGAGAGCCACTGTATTGTTTTTGCTGCTGGGCTTGCAAAAGCAGGTATGAAAGTTGTGGTTGCAATATACTCAACTTTTCTCCAGAGAGGGTATGACCAACTTGTACACGATATAAGTCTACAGAATCTCCCAGTAACTTTTCTGATAGATAGAGCAGGGCTGGTAGGTGAAGATGGACCAACACACCACGGAGTGTTTGATATTGCTTTCTTAAGAACAATCCCTAACATAAAAATTTATGCACCAACGAGTATTTCACATCTAAAAAATATTATTCTAAAATCTTGTGAAGAGAATGGTCCTGTCTTTATAAGATTTCCAAAGGGGTTCTTGCCAGAAACTATATCGCCATTGGATAACGATGGTAATACTTTAATTTTAGGGTGTGGTAGCATGGCTAACAATGCTCTCCTTGCTTGTCACATTCTTGAGAAAAAAGGTATTAATCTCTCTTTTTATCCAGTTAACTCTATAAAACCTCTCGAAAAAAGTGTAACAGAAAAACTCGAAAAATTTAACAATATTGTAACAATTGAAGAAAATAGTATTTCTGGAGGTTTTGGTACAGCGGTATGTGAATATATCAATAATAAAAACCTTAAAAACAGATTGTTAAGAATTGGATTACCTGATACATTTATTGAGCACGCAAAAAGAGATGCCCTTATTGATAAGTACGGGCTGTCTCCTGAAAAACTTGCAAAAAAGATAGAGGAATATATAAATGATTAA
- a CDS encoding tetratricopeptide repeat protein, translating into MKYLLLFILSVILMTGCGHIEQRSGLAIYAEGILHEKADKKEDAINSYKKALRHQGESSYIYVKLGNLYVKDKNVAEAKRSFFRALRIAPNNHEAMFGLGVAYLLEKNEKLAATYIEKGLTFKPDNQAMRVVLCDLLVALNRLDDARVQYEFLLEEFPNNYLLYFNYGTILEKMGLYDKAEEAFLSSVQLVGNFWKSTLSLALLYSKQNRQEEAMKYFRKATSLNPQDNVSYSFLASFYYRAGEKEETKALLREALNNGIRNIEFYNLLGNIFLEETNYPKAEEYFRQSIALLDNVAARFYLGIIYDKLDMYDKMEEEMKKALELEPDNALTLNYLGYSYLLKDINLQEALSMIKKACSIEPDNGAFLDSLGWAYYKLGNFKRAKGYLEQAVLLENDAEVYEHLGLLYFELKEYNKSLLWLIKAYDLEQSEFLLNKIEEVKQKIKNGIN; encoded by the coding sequence ATGAAATATTTATTGTTGTTTATATTGTCTGTCATTCTTATGACAGGATGCGGTCACATAGAACAACGATCAGGGTTGGCAATTTACGCAGAAGGAATTTTACACGAAAAAGCCGATAAGAAAGAAGATGCTATCAATTCATACAAAAAAGCCCTTAGACATCAAGGAGAGTCCAGTTATATATATGTCAAATTGGGTAATTTGTATGTAAAAGATAAGAATGTCGCTGAAGCTAAACGTTCTTTTTTTCGAGCGTTAAGAATTGCCCCAAATAACCATGAGGCTATGTTTGGTCTTGGTGTAGCGTATCTGCTTGAAAAGAACGAGAAACTTGCTGCTACTTATATAGAAAAAGGTCTTACATTTAAACCAGATAATCAAGCTATGAGAGTAGTTTTATGCGATCTGCTGGTCGCTTTAAATAGGCTTGATGATGCTCGTGTGCAATACGAATTTTTATTAGAAGAGTTTCCAAACAACTATTTGTTGTACTTTAATTATGGGACCATACTTGAAAAGATGGGGCTCTATGATAAAGCAGAAGAGGCGTTCCTATCTTCTGTACAACTTGTAGGTAATTTTTGGAAAAGCACCTTATCTCTTGCTTTATTGTATAGCAAGCAAAATAGGCAAGAAGAGGCAATGAAATATTTCCGTAAAGCAACCAGTTTAAATCCTCAAGACAATGTTTCTTACTCATTTCTTGCTTCGTTCTATTATAGGGCAGGAGAAAAGGAAGAAACAAAGGCTCTGCTTAGAGAAGCGTTGAACAACGGCATAAGAAATATTGAGTTTTATAATCTGTTGGGAAATATCTTTTTAGAAGAGACAAACTATCCAAAAGCAGAAGAGTATTTTAGGCAAAGTATAGCCTTGTTAGATAATGTAGCGGCAAGGTTTTATCTTGGTATTATTTATGATAAGTTAGATATGTACGATAAAATGGAAGAAGAGATGAAAAAAGCTTTAGAGTTAGAACCTGATAATGCTCTTACTCTCAACTATCTTGGGTATAGTTATCTGCTAAAAGATATCAATCTACAAGAGGCTCTGTCTATGATAAAAAAAGCGTGTAGTATTGAGCCAGATAACGGTGCTTTTCTTGATAGTCTTGGTTGGGCATATTACAAACTTGGAAATTTTAAAAGAGCAAAAGGGTATCTTGAACAGGCTGTTCTTTTAGAAAATGATGCTGAAGTATATGAACATCTTGGACTTTTATATTTTGAATTAAAAGAGTATAACAAGTCCCTTCTCTGGCTTATTAAAGCTTATGATTTAGAGCAGAGTGAATTTCTTCTAAATAAGATTGAGGAGGTAAAACAAAAAATAAAAAATGGAATTAATTAA